Proteins found in one Neomonachus schauinslandi chromosome 1, ASM220157v2, whole genome shotgun sequence genomic segment:
- the GRM2 gene encoding metabotropic glutamate receptor 2: MGSLLGLLALLLWGAVAEGPAKKMLTLEGDLVLGGLFPVHQKGGPAEECGPVNEHRGIQRLEAMLFALDRINRDPRLLPGVRLGAHILDSCSKDTHALEQALDFVRASLSRGADGSRHICPDGSYATHGDAPTAITGVIGGSYSDVSIQVANLLRLFQIPQISYASTSAKLSDKSRYDYFARTVPPDFFQAKAMAEILRFFNWTYVSTVASEGDYGETGIEAFELEARARNICVATSEKVGRAMSHAAFEGVVRALLQKPSARVAVLFTRSEDARELLAATQRLNASFTWVASDGWGALESVVAGSEGAAEGAITIELASYPISDFASYFQSLDPWNNSRNPWFREFWEQRFRCSFRRRDCAAHSLRAVPFEQESKIMFVVNAVYAMAHALHNMHRALCPNTTQLCDAMRPVNGRRLYKDFVLNVKFDAPFRPADTHSEVRFDRFGDGIGRYNIFTYLRAGSGRYRYQKVGYWAEGLTLDTSLIPWASPSAGPLPASRCSEPCLQNEVKSVQPGEVCCWLCIPCQPYEYRLDEFTCADCGLGYWPNASLTGCFELPQEYIRWGDAWAVGPVTIACLGALATLFVLGVFVRHNATPVVKASGRELCYILLGGVFLCYCMTFIFIAKPSTVVCTLRRLGLGTAFSVCYSALLTKTNRIARIFGGAREGAQRPRFISPASQVAICLALISGQLLIVVTWLVVEAPGTGKETAPERREVVTLRCNHRDASMLGSLAYNVLLIALCTLYAFKTRKCPENFNEAKFIGFTMYTTCIIWLAFLPIFYVTSSDYRVQTTTMCVSVSLSGSVVLGCLFAPKLHIILFQPQKNVVSHRAPTSRFSSTATRASSSLGQGSGSQFVPTVCNGREVVDSTTSSL; this comes from the exons ATGGGATCACTGCTTGGGCTCCTGGCACTGCTGCTATGGGGCGCTGTGGCTGAGGGCCCTGCCAAGAAGATGCTGACCCTGGAGGGGGACCTGGTCCTGGGTGGGCTGTTCCCGGTACACCAGAAGGGTGGCCCAGCAGAGGAGTGTGGGCCTGTCAATGAGCATCGAGGCATCCAGCGCCTGGAGGCCATGCTTTTTGCACTGGACCGCATCAACCGTGACCCACGCCTGCTGCCGGGTGTGCGCCTGGGCGCGCACATACTCGACAGCTGCTCCAAGGACACACATGCCCTGGAGCAGGCGCTCGACTTCGTGCGTGCCTCGCTTAGCCGTGGCGCCGATGGCTCACGCCACATCTGCCCCGACGGCTCTTACGCCACCCACGGCGATGCTCCCACTGCCATCACTGGTGTCATTGGCGGCTCCTACAGCGATGTCTCCATCCAG GTGGCCAACCTCCTGCGGCTATTCCAGATCCCACAGATCAGCTATGCCTCCACCAGTGCCAAGCTGAGTGACAAGTCCCGCTATGACTACTTTGCCCGCACAGTGCCCCCCGACTTCTTCCAAGCCAAGGCCATGGCTGAGATCCTCCGCTTCTTCAACTGGACCTATGTGTCCACTGTGGCATCCGAGGGTGACTATGGCGAGACAGGCATCGAAGCCTTTGAGCTAGAGGCCCGCGCCCGCAACATTTGCGTGGCCACCTCAGAGAAGGTGGGCCGTGCCATGAGCCACGCAGCATTTGAGGGGGTGGTGCGAGCCCTGCTGCAGAAGCCCAGTGCCCGTGTGGCTGTCCTGTTCACCCGTTCTGAGGATGCACGCGAGCTCCTCGCGGCCACCCAGCGCCTCAACGCTAGCTTCACCTGGGTGGCTAGCGATGGCTGGGGGGCCCTGGAGAGCGTGGTGGCAGGCAGCGAGGGGGCCGCTGAGGGCGCCATCACTATCGAGCTGGCCTCTTATCCCATCAGCGACTTCGCCTCCTACTTCCAGAGCCTGGACCCCTGGAACAACAGCCGGAACCCTTGGTTCCGCGAGTTCTGGGAGCAGAGGTTCCGCTGTAGCTTCCGTCGGCGAGATTGTGCAGCCCACTCGCTGCGGGCCGTGCCTTTTGAGCAAGAGTCCAAGATCATGTTTGTGGTCAATGCGGTGTATGCCATGGCCCATGCACTGCACAACATGCACCGAGCCCTCTGCCCCAACACCACCCAACTCTGCGACGCAATGCGGCCTGTCAATGGGCGCCGGCTCTACAAGGACTTCGTGCTCAATGTCAAGTTTGATG CCCCCTTCCGCCCGGCTGACACACACAGTGAGGTTCGCTTTGACCGCTTTGGTGATGGCATTGGGCGCTACAACATCTTCACCTATCTGCGGGCGGGCAGTGGGCGCTATCGCTACCAGAAGGTGGGCTACTGGGCAGAAGGCCTGACCCTGGACACCAGCCTCATCCCTTGGGCTTCACCCTCGGCcggccccctgcctgcctctcgcTGCAGTGAGCCCTGTCTCCAGAATGAGGTGAAGAGCGTGCAGCCAGGGGAGGTCTGCTGCTGGCTCTGCATCCCCTGCCAGCCGTACGAGTACCGGCTGGACGAGTTCACTTGTGCTGACTGTGGCCTGGGCTACTGGCCCAACGCCAGCCTGACTGGCTGCTTTGAGCTGCCCCAGGAGTACATCCGCTGGGGCGATGCCTGGGCCGTGGGACCTGTCACCATTGCCTGCCTGGGCGCCCTGGCCACCCTCTTTGTGCTGGGTGTCTTTGTGCGGCACAATGCCACGCCAGTGGTCAAGGCCTCGGGCCGGGAGCTCTGCTACATCCTGCTGGGCGGTGTCTTCCTCTGCTACTGCATGACCTTCATCTTCATTGCCAAGCCATCCACGGTGGTGTGCACCTTACGGCGCCTCGGTTTGGGGACCGCCTTCTCTGTCTGCTACTCAGCCCTGCTTACCAAGACCAACCGCATTGCGCGCATCTTCGGCGGGGCCCGGGAGGGAGCCCAGCGGCCACGCTTCATCAGTCCTGCCTCGCAGGTGGCCATCTGCCTGGCGCTTATCTCGGGCCAGCTGCTCATTGTGGTCACCTGGCTGGTGGTGGAGGCACCAGGCACGGGCAAGGAGACAGCCCCGGAGCGGCGGGAGGTGGTGACATTGCGCTGCAACCATCGAGATGCGAGCATGCTGGGCTCACTGGCCTACAATGTGCTCCTCATCGCACTCTGCACGCTCTATGCCTTCAAGACCCGCAAGTGCCCCGAGAACTTCAACGAGGCCAAATTCATAGGCTTTACCATGTACACCACTTGCATCATCTGGCTGGCCTTCCTGCCCATCTTCTACGTCACCTCCAGTGATTACCGG GTACAGACCACCACCATGTGCGTGTCAGTCAGCCTCAGCGGCTCTGTGGTGCTCGGCTGTCTCTTTGCGCCCAAGCTGCACATCATCCTTTTCCAGCCGCAGAAGAACGTGGTTAGCCACCGTGCGCCCACCAGCCGCTTCAGCAGCACCGCCACCAGGGCCAGCTCCAGCCTCGGCCAAG GGTCTGGCTCCCAGTTTGTCCCCACCGTTTGCAACGGCCGTGAGGTGGTAGATTCAACAACATCGTCGCTTTGA